ACGTTACTTTTACGCCTTGCTCACGCTGAGTGATAATGAAAGGGCCAGTACCAGAAACATTAGTCGATGCGTAAGAGTTACCGTGCTTAACTAGCTCAGCTTTGTCTTTACCTTCTTCTGTCTTACCTGAGTAGAACTTGCTGTCCATTGGGAACAGGTAAGTCATTACGTTTTCTACTAGCGGGTAAACACCTTCAGTTTTCACTTCAACGGTGTAATCTCCAGTTTTAGTGATTGAAACGATTGGGCCAAAGATACCCTTGAAGTCAGGAGAGCTTTTCAGACGGTCAAATGTCCACACTACGTCGTCTGCAGTTAATGCATTACCAGAGTGGAATTTAACGCCTTGGCGGATATTAAACTGCATCGTTTCGCCATCAAGACGTTCCCAAGATTCAGCTAATCGTGGTTCAAATTCCATCTTCTGGTTAAAACGGATTAGCGGGTCAAATACCATGTGAGACATTTGCAGTGTACCGCCAGACAGTTGCTCATGCGGGTCAAGTGACACTGGGTCTGCATCATAAGCGACGGTAATATCTGCTGCCGCTGCGCCAAAGCTAAGGCCAGCTGCCATTAAAGCCACTGCTAGTTTGCTTTTCATGGTTTTCATTGCATAACTCCTTATGCGGGATTTCTATCCCTAGTTGTTGTATTTGCGTCTGTTTAATACCTGATGCTGCTTGTATCAGGAAAGGTCTACGACTTACGCCGTTTTTATTTCTTCTCTTAAGCCCGTAAATTCAGGCATTAGGGAAATGAGCTGCTTACTGTAGTCATGCTGCGGCGCGGTAAATAGCTGCTCTGTTGGGGCAACTTCTAACAGCGTACCCATCTGCATCACACCCACTCGGTCACACATCTGGCGAATAACCGGTAAGTCGTGGCTGATAAATAGCATGGTGAGGTTTAACTCATCTTGGAGATCTTTCAGTAAGTTAAGAATCTGAGCCTGTACCGATACATCCAGTGCTGAAGTCGGTTCGTCACAGATAAGTAGACGTGGGCGAGTTGCCAATGCACGAGCAATCGAAATACGCTGACGCTGACCACCCGAGAATTCGTGTGGGTACTTCACGCCCGCCATTTGGCCCAAACCAACGTGATCAAGTAGATCGTTAACGATCGTGCGAGTTTCTGCTTCACTATTGGTTAATTTATGGAAACGAATTGGCTCGGCGATGATGTCAAAGATCTTCATACGCGGGTTCATCGAGGTATATGGATTTTGGAATACCATCTGCATTTGACGACGAAGAGGACGACGCTCTTTCTCTGACTTTAATGACGTCAAGTCAATGCCTTCAAACGTCACCTTGCCTGAGTTTGGTTCATACAGACCAGCAATAACACGCGCGATAGTCGACTTACCTGAACCAGATTCACCCACAAGACCAAACGTCTCACCTTCAAACACATCAAAGCTGACGTTGTTCGATGCTTGAACATATTCGCGACGACTTTCAAACAAAGAGTCTTTCGTCACAAAGCGTAAGTTGACGTTTTCAACACTCAGCAGAGAACCCGTATAGTCACGGTGATCTTGGCTCTGACCTAACCAGTGGTTCTTAACATCTAGAGGCTCCATCTCGTGCGCTTCTTCGATGTAGCTAACCAATGGGAAGCGATCGAGCTTCATATCTGAACGCGGAACGGCAGAAATTAGACTGCGAGTGTAGGAATGGTCAGGGTCGCCAAGTACTTTGGCCGTTGGACCAAACTCAACCAAGTCACCACGGAACATAACCGCGACGCGATCAGTCACGTTAGATACCACACCCATATCGTGGGTAACCAACATACAACCGACATTATTCTTAATACACAACTCGCGGATTAAGCTAAGAATTTGGTCTTGGATGGATACATCTAATGCGGTGGTTGGTTCATCGGCGATAATTAGGTCAGGTTCACCTGCCAGTGCAATTGCAATAACTACACGCTGTCGCATGCCGCCAGAGAACTGGTGAGGGTACTGTTTTAAACGGTTTTCTGGCTGTGGGATGCCCACTTGTTCCATCAATGACAGAGCACGTTTGTATGCTTCTTCGTCAGTGACTTTCATATTGGCGTGGATGGTTTCTTTTAACTGCTGCTCAACAGTGAACAGTGGGTTGAGCGATGTCATTGGGTCTTGGAAGATAAAACCAATCTTAGAGCCACGCACACTACGCATTTGCTCTGGAGTCAGACCAGAAATTTGCTCACCATCTAAATAAACGTCGCCACTGGCGATGCGACCTGGAGGGCTAAGTAGATCGATGACGGCATTACCGACGGTTGATTTACCTGCACCTGACTCGCCTACTACGCCGACGATCTCGCCACGCTCAATATTAAAAGAAAGCGATTTAACCGCGGCATGCACACCATGACGCGAAGGGTACTCTATTCGAAGATTTTTAACTTCTAAAAGTGACATTACCAGACCTCTACTGCTTCGGCAGCTTTCTGCCCTGTCTGAAAAGTGAATCCATTCTTACCAGAATATCGTTCTAGTAATTTACAAGCTCATCAATTTGGCAAAAATTTCACAGAAAAGCAACAAACATAGGGGAAAAAGTTGAATTAGTACAAAAACCAAGCAGCTTATGAAAATAAATATGCATTATAGCTAGATCATCGTTTGGTCCAACCTGATGGCAACTAGCAACAAAACACCATAAATACTAAACTTTTAGCTATTTCATAAACTTCTGGCAATAAGAGCGAATGAATAGAAATTCAAACAAATACCACACCAACCAGTTAACAACTTCAAAACAATTAATCGATTGTTAATTATTATTTAGTGAATTAATTTAAATTTAGACCAATAAGTGGAATTTAACCAATACTAGAAATAGATAATGCAGTTCAATTACCTGTGAAAATTATCAATAAATCATTCCACCTGATTGGACATAATGCTTAAGTATGAGGATATAAAGGGCAGCAAAGCCGGAAAGGTTAGATCAAGAAGCGAAGGGGTTGTCTATGAATGAGGAACTAATGATCTGGAGAGTATTTGTACTCGATGGTAAAGGGTAAGAGATTCCCTACTCCCTCATTCTTCGGTCTATGGAATGACGGCGTATTGAGTATGAAGTTAAGAATTATCTAACGCTGGAAAGTAAAAAGCCCCGTCATTTCTGACGAGGCTTTCTAATAGTGGTCGGTGAAGAGGGATTCGAACCCCCGACCCTCTGGTCCCAAACCAGATGCGCTACCAAGCTGCGCTATTCACCGACTTATGTTTTATCTCGCTTTCACAAGAAAGGAAGCAAAGCTACCTGAATAATGGGGTGGCTAACGGGACTTGAACCCGCGACAACTGGAATCACAATCCAGGGCTCTACCAACTGAGCTATAGCCACCGCTAATTTTTGTTGTTTACCGCCATCAGCGTTAAACGAAAGAGTGGTCGGTGAAGAGGGATTCGAACCCCCGACCCTCTGGTCCCAAACCAGATGCGCTACCAAGCTGCGCTATTCACCGACAAGTTATTTTTTTACTTGGTTTACGTTATAGAGGATCACCCTCTGGTCCCGCTTATTCCAAGAGCCGAGATACGCTACAAGAGCGCTATTCACCGACTTATATTTTGTTTCGAATCGAAACTGGAAACCGAAGTTACCGCATTCTACTTTCGAAAGAAGAGAATGGGGTGGCTAACGGGACTTGAACCCGCGACAACTGGAATCACAATCCAGGGCTCTACCAACTGAGCTATAGCCACCACTGATATTTTTTACCGATAAACCTTAAGGCGATTGGCACGCCCGAAAGGATTCGAACCTTCGACCTTTGGCTCCGGAGGCCAACGCTCTATCCAACTGAGCTACGGGCGCATGCCCCATCGGCGGAGTGGAATAATACGTATATCACACTATGTCGTCTAGTACTTTTTCAACTTTTTTTATCGTTTGGCGCCTTTTTCAACAATTAAAGTGTGATAAACCCCTATTTCCGATTAGATAACTGATTACAAGGAGGTAACTTGCTGTTTATTGCAACAAGTTAACAGGATATAATCACCCATTATTTACATTGATTTAACAGCAATTCGCCCTTTCTGTACGAAGTGTGTACTGCCGTTGATCATAATCACACTCTAATAAATGGGTAAGCACGAACTTACCTTCAGGAATGTAAAGTGAGTTTAATGGATATGTCTCGAAAATTATTAACCGCTTTGGTCGCTGCAATCACTTTTTCTAGCGCCTCTTTTGCAGCAAGCGTAAGCCAAGAAGAATATGATGCAATTGCAGAACGTATTAAACCTGTCGGTGATGTTTACCTAGCAGGTGCTGAGCCAGTTAAAGCGGAGCCAACTGGCCCACGCGATGGCGCAGCAGTTTACGGTATGTTCTGTACAGCATGTCACAGCACTGGTATAAGCGGCGCACCTAAGACTGGTGATGCTGGCGACTGGGCACCTCGAATCGCCCAAGGCAAAGACGTCCTAAAAGACCACGCAATTAACGGCTTCAATGCGATGCCTGCGAAAGGTTCTTGTATGGACTGTTCAGACGACGAGATCGTTGCAGCAATTGATCACATGATCAAAGGCCTATAAGCCGGAAAGACGGTAATAGATAAAAGAAAGGCTTGAGTATGTCACTCAAGCCTTTTTTGTTGCTTATATATAGAGGGAGACCTTTATTTCTTAAACATGGCGCGTAAGTTAGCAATGTGCGCCTGACCTTTTTCCATTCGCTCTTCGGCAGAAACAGGCTTTTTCGTCTGTTCCCATTCGACATCATCAAACGGCAGTTCGTCTAAGAAGCGGCTTTGAGTAGGTTTAATCAACTCGCCAAACTGACGACGTTCCTTACACATGGTGAAGGTCAGTTCACGTTGCGCTCGAGTAATACCAACGTACATCAAGCGACGCTCTTCTTCGACATTGTCTTCATCGATACTGGTTTGGTGCGGCAGGATACCTTCTTCACTACCAATTAGGTAAACGTACGGGAACTCGAGGCCTTTAGAAGCATGCAACGTCATAAGCTGTACGGCATCACTATCTTCATCTTCTTCTCCGCGTTCCATCATGTCACGCAAGGTTAAGCGCTGAACCACCTCTTTAATAGTCTTCTCTTCTTGGTCATAGTTGTCACCTTCAAGGTCAGCCACAATCCAAGAGTAGAGATCGGAGACGTTTTTCATCCGCATTTCTGCTGCTTTTGGGCTCGCAGAAGTTTCGTACAGCCAATCTTCGTAGTTGATATCACGCACAAGGGAGCGCACCGCTTCTACCGTATCACCACGTTCAGCTTGGTCGGCAATTTTCACTAGCCAAGCAGTAAAGCGGCGCAGGTTTTCCAGGCCACGGCCAGACAGAGTTTGTTCTAAACCCATTTCAAAGCTGGCTTCAAACAGACTCTTACCACGCATATTGGCATAGCTGCCAAGCTTCTCTAACGTCACAGGACCAATTTCACGACGTGGTGTATTCACAATACGCAGGAAAGCATTGTCATCATCTGGGTTCACCAGTACGCGTAGGTAAGCCATGATGTCTTTAATTTCAGCGCGAGCAAAGAACGATGTACCACCTGACAGCTTGTAAGGCACGCGGTTTTGCATCAGCGACTTTTCAATCAAGCGTGATTGATGGTTACCACGATAGAGCACCGCATAATCTTTATATTCAGTGCGATTAAGGAACTTATGCGCGATAAGCTCACCGGTCACTCGCTCCGCTTCATGTTCTTCATTTTTCGCCAGCAACACCTTAAGCTTTTCACCATCAGGAATTTCCGAAAACAGTGACTTGTCATAGACATGCGGGTTGTTGGCAATCAAGATGTTGGCCGCGCGCAGAATTCGGCTAGTTGAACGGTAGTTCTGCTCTAGCTTAATTAGGCGCAAATTTGGGTAATCTTCACCCAATAGCACTAAGTTTTGCGGTTTAGCACCACGCCATGAGTAGATAGATTGGTCGTCGTCCCCTACTACGGTCAAACGGCCACGCTCACCAACAATCAGCTTCACTAAATCATATTGGCTGGTGTTGGTATCTTGGTACTCATCAACCAATAGGTAGCGAATGCGATTCTGCCAACGCTGACGAACTTCTTCATTAGTACGAAGCAGTAGAACCGGCAGTGAAATCAGGTCATCAAAATCGAGTGCGTTATAGGCTTTCATCTGCTTTTGATACATTTCAAAGCAGAAAGCGAAAAGCTGTTGCTGCTCACCCTTAGCCTGCGCTTTGGCTTGATCGGGTGTCAGCATGTCATTTTTCCAATTGGAAATGGTACTTAACAACTGACGCAGTAGATCCTTGTCACCATCAAGCTGCTTTTCAGTTAACTCTTTCAGCAGCGCCATCTGGTCTTGATCATCAAACAGCGAGAAACCAGACTTAAGTCCAAGTGCTTTGTATTCGCGCTTAATGATATTCAGGCCTAACGTATGAAAGGTCGATACCATTAGGCCCTTCGATTCATTTTTGCCTAATGTCTGGCCAACACGCTCTTTCATTTCACGTGCGGCTTTGTTAGTGAACGTCACGGCAGCAATATTGCGTGCCTTGTAACCACACTGCTGAACCAGGTAAGCGATTTTATTGGTAATAACACGTGTTTTACCCGAGCCAGCTCCAGCAAGCACCAAACATGGGCCTGATACGTACTTGACGGCCGCGTCTTGATTAGGGTTCAGCTTCATAGTTATCTCTGAAGAACAAAAGGTGGCGCATATAATAATAGTGCAACAGTCAGATTGCTATGTTTACTCTTCAAGCTCAACGCTCAACGGCAATTCTAATTAATGAAAATTTTACTGAATTCATGCAATAGTTTGTTGCATATGTGGTGACACTTTAGGCTATAATGAATGAACGTTCATTCACTAACCCACTATGTTAACTGTCTGGTTCTGTTTATATGAAAGATAAAAGACAAAAAATCATAGATGCCGCAGAAGCTCTGATTGCAGAATCAGGCTTTCAAGGCCTCTCGATGCATAAGTTGGCCAAAGAAGCTGGGGTCGCAGCAGGAACGATTTATCGCTACTTCTCTGATAAAGAAGATTTACTGCAACAGGTTCGTTTAGAGGTTGCTCAACGTAACGCTGAAGC
Above is a genomic segment from Vibrio orientalis CIP 102891 = ATCC 33934 containing:
- a CDS encoding c-type cytochrome, whose protein sequence is MDMSRKLLTALVAAITFSSASFAASVSQEEYDAIAERIKPVGDVYLAGAEPVKAEPTGPRDGAAVYGMFCTACHSTGISGAPKTGDAGDWAPRIAQGKDVLKDHAINGFNAMPAKGSCMDCSDDEIVAAIDHMIKGL
- a CDS encoding dipeptide ABC transporter ATP-binding protein; protein product: MSLLEVKNLRIEYPSRHGVHAAVKSLSFNIERGEIVGVVGESGAGKSTVGNAVIDLLSPPGRIASGDVYLDGEQISGLTPEQMRSVRGSKIGFIFQDPMTSLNPLFTVEQQLKETIHANMKVTDEEAYKRALSLMEQVGIPQPENRLKQYPHQFSGGMRQRVVIAIALAGEPDLIIADEPTTALDVSIQDQILSLIRELCIKNNVGCMLVTHDMGVVSNVTDRVAVMFRGDLVEFGPTAKVLGDPDHSYTRSLISAVPRSDMKLDRFPLVSYIEEAHEMEPLDVKNHWLGQSQDHRDYTGSLLSVENVNLRFVTKDSLFESRREYVQASNNVSFDVFEGETFGLVGESGSGKSTIARVIAGLYEPNSGKVTFEGIDLTSLKSEKERRPLRRQMQMVFQNPYTSMNPRMKIFDIIAEPIRFHKLTNSEAETRTIVNDLLDHVGLGQMAGVKYPHEFSGGQRQRISIARALATRPRLLICDEPTSALDVSVQAQILNLLKDLQDELNLTMLFISHDLPVIRQMCDRVGVMQMGTLLEVAPTEQLFTAPQHDYSKQLISLMPEFTGLREEIKTA
- the rep gene encoding DNA helicase Rep codes for the protein MKLNPNQDAAVKYVSGPCLVLAGAGSGKTRVITNKIAYLVQQCGYKARNIAAVTFTNKAAREMKERVGQTLGKNESKGLMVSTFHTLGLNIIKREYKALGLKSGFSLFDDQDQMALLKELTEKQLDGDKDLLRQLLSTISNWKNDMLTPDQAKAQAKGEQQQLFAFCFEMYQKQMKAYNALDFDDLISLPVLLLRTNEEVRQRWQNRIRYLLVDEYQDTNTSQYDLVKLIVGERGRLTVVGDDDQSIYSWRGAKPQNLVLLGEDYPNLRLIKLEQNYRSTSRILRAANILIANNPHVYDKSLFSEIPDGEKLKVLLAKNEEHEAERVTGELIAHKFLNRTEYKDYAVLYRGNHQSRLIEKSLMQNRVPYKLSGGTSFFARAEIKDIMAYLRVLVNPDDDNAFLRIVNTPRREIGPVTLEKLGSYANMRGKSLFEASFEMGLEQTLSGRGLENLRRFTAWLVKIADQAERGDTVEAVRSLVRDINYEDWLYETSASPKAAEMRMKNVSDLYSWIVADLEGDNYDQEEKTIKEVVQRLTLRDMMERGEEDEDSDAVQLMTLHASKGLEFPYVYLIGSEEGILPHQTSIDEDNVEEERRLMYVGITRAQRELTFTMCKERRQFGELIKPTQSRFLDELPFDDVEWEQTKKPVSAEERMEKGQAHIANLRAMFKK